A stretch of bacterium DNA encodes these proteins:
- a CDS encoding SMP-30/gluconolactonase/LRE family protein: MSRAALRLTPLCALITALALASLVAGCEGDGPAVVSAPDSTPSSTEECGRKGPARAICGFTNPEDMVPLPGDRALLIGEYGQSADDHSGGLVVFDLASESRTVVFRGGEVAATAEAGWGAPECTTAPGEGFNSHGIDLVRRDDGRLALLVVQHGSREAVEFFEVRETGTGWQVDWRGCVPSPPDASLNEVAALSDGSFFTTKMASIAGAADLSGGFPDGPTGTAFYWSAEGGFVVVAGTAGVMPNGIASSPDGRTIYMNASGENSIRKVDVARGVEVGRAVVSSPDNVTWSTDGRLLVASLRGIDDPELFEACLAASDRPCPIPFAIVAVDPESMMNLGVVYESDGEPMGAGTVGLQVGNELFVGSFKGDRILRIALGDD, translated from the coding sequence ATGTCCCGAGCAGCCCTTCGACTCACCCCGCTCTGCGCCCTGATCACGGCGCTCGCGCTCGCCTCCCTCGTCGCGGGTTGCGAGGGCGACGGCCCTGCGGTGGTCTCCGCGCCGGACTCGACGCCTTCCTCCACGGAAGAGTGTGGGCGCAAGGGGCCGGCGCGCGCGATCTGCGGCTTCACGAATCCCGAGGACATGGTTCCGCTCCCCGGAGACCGGGCGCTCCTGATCGGTGAGTACGGCCAGAGCGCGGACGATCATTCGGGTGGATTGGTCGTCTTCGACCTGGCCTCCGAATCGAGAACCGTCGTCTTCCGGGGAGGGGAGGTCGCGGCGACCGCGGAAGCGGGCTGGGGCGCACCCGAATGCACGACCGCCCCGGGCGAGGGCTTCAACAGTCATGGCATCGACCTGGTGCGTCGAGACGACGGGCGGCTCGCCTTGCTCGTCGTTCAGCACGGCAGCCGAGAGGCCGTCGAGTTCTTCGAGGTCCGCGAGACCGGGACCGGCTGGCAGGTGGATTGGCGCGGTTGCGTGCCGAGTCCGCCGGACGCGTCGCTGAACGAGGTCGCGGCCCTCTCCGACGGGAGCTTCTTCACGACGAAGATGGCGTCGATCGCCGGTGCAGCTGACCTGTCCGGTGGCTTCCCCGACGGACCGACGGGCACCGCCTTCTACTGGTCCGCGGAAGGGGGCTTCGTCGTCGTTGCCGGCACTGCCGGCGTCATGCCCAACGGCATCGCCTCGTCTCCGGACGGCCGAACGATCTACATGAACGCGAGCGGCGAGAACAGCATCCGGAAGGTCGACGTCGCGCGAGGTGTCGAAGTCGGACGCGCGGTCGTGTCCTCGCCGGACAACGTGACCTGGTCGACCGACGGACGTCTTCTCGTCGCCTCGCTTCGCGGGATCGACGACCCGGAGCTCTTCGAGGCGTGCCTCGCAGCTTCGGATCGGCCCTGCCCGATCCCCTTCGCGATCGTTGCGGTCGATCCCGAGTCGATGATGAATCTCGGTGTCGTCTACGAGAGCGACGGAGAGCCGATGGGCGCTGGCACGGTCGGTCTCCAGGTCGGCAACGAGCTCTTCGTCGGCTCCTTCAAGGGCGATCGGATCCTGCGGATCGCGCTCGGCGACGACTGA
- a CDS encoding molybdopterin-dependent oxidoreductase yields the protein MPETTTPPNPEWQPSACCLCYANCGVQIKVGDDGRTIARVKGDKQHPVSQGYTCNKATRLDYYQNGRDRLSSPLRRRPDGTFEEIDWDTAFREIAERFGRIRDEHGGERILYYGGGGQGNHLGGMYSGAVKAALGIRYGGNALSQEKTGWHWTCERTLGALYHGDFEHADVAIFVGKNPWQSNGIQRARILMRELSKDEDRTLVILDPRRTESADLADVHLAVRPGRDAWALTAILGHLVQHDLVNHAWLEAHASGYEPVLEILEQIPVADYAHYAGVAHEDVVAVAEAMGRTDKIAVYEDIGMEMSIHSTLNSYLLILLFTLRGSFANGLGGTHLPTPMVPLMSSTGAAKRADEAGFEHDYLTLPVSGERILGGLMPGAAIPDEILTDHPERARGILIESSNPAHSLPDAKRFREAMARLDTVVVIEVAMTETARLADYVLPAPSQYEKLESTFFNFEHPENFFHLRHPIFSPREGTLPEPEIHARLIEALGVFEDGELDELKEAAKQGRDVFGPAFFAALGSNPKIGPHLPYVVYRTLGPTLPEGMAASAGVWALSHRYAMQSPDLVRAAGYEGEGLALGERLFEAILGSPSGAIVSRDEPGNAATQFRLPGGKVRLDMSEMLDEMRGLREQHVPEGGPDFPMILAAGERRGYTANTCIRDPEWMKGKDSTQLSVHPKDAEQLGLADGDFARVVTHRGSAEVQVQTSDRMREGTLSIPNGLGLVYPDADGNDVVTGVSPNELTASADRDPWAGTPWHKYVHARLETL from the coding sequence ATGCCGGAAACCACGACCCCGCCGAATCCCGAATGGCAGCCGAGCGCTTGCTGTCTCTGCTACGCGAACTGCGGCGTGCAGATCAAGGTCGGAGACGATGGCCGCACGATCGCCCGCGTGAAGGGCGACAAGCAGCACCCGGTCTCCCAGGGCTACACCTGCAACAAGGCCACACGCCTCGACTACTACCAGAACGGGCGCGATCGACTGTCGAGCCCGCTGCGTCGCAGACCCGACGGCACGTTCGAGGAGATCGACTGGGACACGGCCTTTCGCGAGATCGCCGAGCGCTTCGGTCGGATCCGCGACGAGCACGGCGGCGAGCGGATCCTCTACTACGGGGGCGGCGGGCAGGGCAACCACCTGGGCGGCATGTACAGCGGCGCCGTCAAGGCGGCCCTCGGCATTCGCTACGGCGGAAACGCGCTCTCCCAGGAGAAGACCGGCTGGCACTGGACCTGCGAGCGGACCCTCGGCGCGCTCTACCACGGGGACTTCGAACACGCCGACGTCGCGATCTTCGTCGGCAAGAACCCCTGGCAGTCGAACGGGATCCAGCGCGCGCGGATCCTGATGCGCGAGCTGTCGAAGGACGAGGACCGGACGCTCGTGATCCTCGATCCGCGGCGCACGGAGTCCGCCGACCTGGCCGACGTCCATCTCGCCGTTCGCCCGGGTCGGGACGCCTGGGCGCTGACCGCGATCCTGGGCCACCTGGTCCAGCACGACCTCGTGAACCATGCCTGGCTCGAGGCGCACGCGTCGGGCTACGAGCCCGTGCTCGAGATCCTCGAGCAGATCCCGGTCGCGGACTACGCCCACTACGCGGGCGTGGCGCACGAGGACGTCGTCGCCGTCGCCGAGGCGATGGGCCGGACGGACAAGATCGCCGTCTACGAGGACATCGGGATGGAGATGTCTATTCACTCGACGCTCAACAGCTACCTCTTGATCCTGCTCTTCACGCTCCGGGGGAGCTTCGCGAACGGTCTCGGCGGTACGCATCTCCCGACGCCGATGGTCCCGCTCATGAGCTCGACCGGCGCCGCGAAGCGGGCGGACGAGGCGGGCTTCGAGCACGACTACCTCACCCTCCCGGTGAGCGGCGAACGGATCCTCGGCGGGCTGATGCCCGGCGCGGCGATCCCGGACGAGATCCTGACCGATCATCCCGAGCGCGCGCGGGGCATCCTGATCGAGAGCTCCAACCCGGCCCACTCGCTGCCCGACGCGAAGCGCTTTCGCGAGGCGATGGCTCGACTCGACACGGTCGTCGTGATCGAGGTCGCGATGACCGAGACCGCGCGACTCGCCGACTACGTCCTGCCCGCGCCGTCCCAGTACGAAAAGCTCGAGTCGACCTTCTTCAACTTCGAGCACCCGGAGAACTTCTTCCACCTGCGGCACCCGATCTTCTCTCCGCGCGAGGGCACGCTCCCGGAACCCGAGATCCACGCACGATTGATCGAGGCGCTCGGTGTCTTCGAGGACGGCGAGCTCGACGAGCTGAAGGAGGCCGCGAAGCAGGGGCGCGACGTCTTCGGCCCCGCCTTCTTCGCGGCGCTCGGCTCGAACCCGAAGATCGGTCCGCACCTGCCCTACGTCGTCTACCGCACCCTCGGCCCGACCCTGCCCGAGGGCATGGCTGCGTCCGCCGGCGTCTGGGCCCTGTCGCATCGCTACGCCATGCAGAGCCCCGATCTCGTCCGCGCCGCGGGCTACGAAGGCGAGGGGCTGGCGCTCGGGGAGCGTCTCTTCGAGGCCATCCTCGGCAGCCCGTCGGGCGCGATCGTCTCCCGCGACGAGCCGGGCAACGCGGCGACCCAGTTCCGGCTGCCGGGAGGGAAGGTCCGCCTCGACATGAGCGAGATGCTCGACGAGATGCGGGGCCTGCGTGAGCAGCACGTGCCGGAGGGCGGCCCCGACTTCCCGATGATCCTGGCCGCCGGGGAACGCCGTGGCTACACGGCGAATACCTGCATCCGCGATCCCGAGTGGATGAAGGGCAAGGACAGCACCCAGCTCTCGGTCCACCCCAAGGACGCCGAGCAGCTCGGTCTCGCCGACGGCGACTTCGCCCGCGTCGTCACCCATCGTGGCAGCGCCGAGGTCCAGGTCCAGACCAGCGATCGGATGCGCGAGGGCACGCTCTCGATCCCGAACGGCCTGGGGCTCGTCTATCCCGATGCCGACGGCAACGACGTCGTGACGGGAGTGTCTCCCAACGAGCTCACGGCGAGCGCGGACCGCGATCCGTGGGCCGGGACGCCCTGGCACAAGTACGTCCACGCGCGGTTGGAGACGCTCTAG
- a CDS encoding sulfatase gives MAVRLRSLAAPVLFAVLSPVLFAFVFNVGRGGDPDVGYFVFSAFLSLPLALALCVLASPLPAKWRVPTVLSGWTGLQVAILLGPIPGTIAACLALAALSMPTPLATSAWRLGLAVGLSSSVGFFVSERIVEKLGVAAFQGEASVPIAQSLAILVSIAGYAACERLATVSRPMGLLPSLALASLAATVAIPFVLGAPAPTRTIPSPSVADAVASPRSDVILLVLDTVRADHMSVYGYHRKTTPQLEAFLERREQAVAYPWAFANGTWTLPSHASLFTGELASRHGVQAESALSATGIRSVELDAVETLAEVLFDDGYRTAGIFANGWLEMASGLERGFEVFFRPLGVTTRPPVTEAIRRRWLPGWHAKAGEGLATAATINDAVVEALESCGAAPCFVFGNYLEAHAPYVPEREFFGTFASPEVAPGPAQPEHEASELALVEARYDEEIRELDAALGSLIADLERSGRLDRSWLVITSDHGEAFGEHGLVEHGSTVYGEVTRIPLIVSPPLGHRIRATSEPVGLIDVGATIAAIGTGRTIGSGRDLRSPDPIKAVVQIEMFPNALKVARHGLDHGRPARATVDGSLKLVDHAGTPVELFDLEVDALERHDIAASHAELAAALESSLPDLATHEKENAAMTLTAAQREQLRVLGYLD, from the coding sequence ATGGCCGTTCGTCTACGCTCGCTCGCTGCCCCGGTCCTGTTCGCCGTACTCAGTCCGGTCCTCTTTGCCTTCGTGTTCAACGTCGGTCGGGGAGGGGATCCGGACGTCGGCTATTTCGTCTTCTCGGCCTTTCTGTCGCTCCCCCTGGCACTCGCGCTCTGCGTGCTCGCCTCTCCGCTCCCCGCGAAATGGCGCGTACCGACGGTGCTCTCCGGTTGGACCGGATTGCAGGTCGCGATCCTGCTCGGGCCGATCCCCGGCACGATCGCGGCGTGCCTCGCGCTGGCCGCGCTCTCGATGCCGACGCCGCTGGCCACCAGCGCCTGGCGGCTCGGTCTCGCCGTCGGGTTGTCGTCGAGCGTCGGGTTCTTCGTGTCCGAGCGGATCGTGGAGAAGCTCGGTGTCGCGGCGTTTCAGGGTGAGGCTTCGGTCCCGATCGCCCAATCCCTGGCGATCCTGGTCTCGATTGCCGGGTACGCGGCCTGCGAGCGGCTCGCCACCGTATCGCGTCCGATGGGTCTTCTTCCGTCGCTCGCCCTCGCGTCGCTCGCCGCGACCGTCGCGATCCCCTTCGTTCTCGGCGCGCCTGCGCCGACTCGGACGATCCCGTCGCCCTCCGTCGCCGACGCTGTCGCATCACCACGGTCCGACGTGATCCTGCTCGTCCTCGACACCGTTCGTGCCGACCACATGTCGGTCTACGGATACCACCGGAAGACGACGCCCCAGCTCGAAGCGTTCCTCGAGCGCCGCGAGCAGGCCGTCGCCTATCCCTGGGCCTTCGCGAACGGGACCTGGACGCTTCCGTCCCACGCCTCGCTCTTCACGGGCGAGCTCGCGTCGCGTCACGGGGTGCAGGCCGAGAGCGCGCTCTCAGCGACCGGGATCCGAAGCGTCGAGCTCGACGCGGTCGAGACGCTGGCCGAGGTCCTCTTCGACGACGGCTATCGCACGGCGGGGATCTTCGCGAACGGCTGGCTCGAAATGGCGAGTGGACTCGAACGTGGCTTCGAGGTCTTCTTCCGCCCGCTCGGCGTGACGACCCGGCCCCCCGTCACCGAGGCGATCCGCCGCAGATGGTTGCCCGGCTGGCACGCCAAGGCCGGGGAGGGCCTCGCGACCGCGGCGACGATCAACGACGCCGTCGTCGAGGCGCTGGAGTCGTGTGGCGCTGCCCCTTGCTTCGTCTTCGGTAACTATCTCGAGGCTCACGCGCCCTACGTCCCGGAGCGCGAGTTCTTCGGCACGTTCGCTTCGCCCGAGGTCGCTCCGGGCCCGGCCCAGCCCGAGCACGAGGCGTCCGAGCTCGCCCTCGTGGAGGCACGCTACGACGAAGAGATTCGCGAGCTCGATGCTGCGCTCGGATCGCTGATCGCGGATCTCGAGCGGAGTGGACGCCTCGACCGTTCGTGGCTCGTGATCACTTCCGACCACGGCGAGGCGTTCGGAGAACACGGGCTCGTGGAGCACGGGTCGACCGTGTACGGAGAGGTCACGCGCATTCCGCTGATCGTCAGTCCGCCCCTCGGCCACCGGATTCGCGCGACCTCCGAACCGGTCGGCCTGATCGACGTCGGCGCCACGATCGCGGCGATCGGAACGGGGCGGACGATCGGATCGGGGCGCGACCTGCGTTCCCCCGATCCGATCAAAGCCGTGGTGCAGATCGAGATGTTCCCCAACGCGCTCAAGGTCGCGCGACACGGTCTGGACCATGGGCGCCCCGCCCGGGCCACCGTCGACGGATCGTTGAAGCTCGTCGACCACGCCGGAACGCCCGTCGAACTCTTCGACCTCGAAGTCGACGCGCTCGAACGCCACGACATCGCTGCCAGCCACGCGGAACTCGCGGCCGCCCTGGAGTCTTCGCTCCCGGATCTGGCGACGCACGAGAAGGAGAACGCAGCGATGACGCTTACCGCGGCCCAGCGTGAGCAGCTCCGCGTCCTCGGGTATCTGGACTGA
- a CDS encoding helix-turn-helix transcriptional regulator, with protein MGRKSFEHMNCGIAQSLEILGDWWTLLVVRDAFLGVRRFRDFEASLGIAKNVLTDRLQRLVEHEILETVDIGESGTRYEYRLTEKGLALLPIVTSLREWGEEWILGEGNEPILVKDRRTGRRLPKLRLRDADGNLVEPQDLVVEAGPGADRATAERFRE; from the coding sequence ATGGGTCGAAAGAGCTTCGAACACATGAACTGCGGCATCGCCCAGTCCCTCGAGATCCTCGGCGACTGGTGGACCCTCCTCGTCGTGCGGGACGCGTTCCTCGGCGTGCGTCGGTTCCGCGACTTCGAGGCGAGCCTCGGGATCGCCAAGAACGTGCTGACCGACCGGCTCCAGCGCCTGGTCGAGCACGAGATCCTCGAAACGGTCGACATCGGCGAGAGCGGGACCCGCTACGAATACCGCCTCACCGAGAAGGGTCTCGCCCTCCTCCCGATCGTCACGTCGCTCCGCGAGTGGGGCGAGGAGTGGATCCTCGGCGAAGGCAACGAGCCGATCCTTGTGAAGGATCGCCGTACGGGCCGGCGTCTCCCGAAGCTCCGCCTGCGCGATGCCGACGGGAACCTCGTCGAGCCGCAGGACCTCGTGGTCGAAGCCGGGCCGGGGGCCGATCGGGCGACGGCGGAGCGATTCCGGGAGTAG